A single genomic interval of Daucus carota subsp. sativus chromosome 1, DH1 v3.0, whole genome shotgun sequence harbors:
- the LOC108204939 gene encoding probable galactinol--sucrose galactosyltransferase 2: MSKLVLLSSPAARKPMQLSVPVLSSSCALSSTGLKHKIWSHAYGLQARKKWRHSVVSVLVDTKPVVKDGVLSYNGNDALTGMPDNVVVTPWSNSSFFLGAASSQSSSRHVFKLGLIQDVRLLCLFRFKIWWVIPRVGKSASDIPVETQMLLLESSSQEDGEEPNYIVFLPVLDGDLRSSLQGNSDNELEVCVETGDPAIVASECLKAVFVNYGSNPFHLMKESMKILEEHLGTFTVREKKQLPGMLDWFGWCTWDAFYHAVSPPGIRDGLKSLCEGGTPPRFLLIDDGWQSTSNEYQTEGEPFVEGTQFGGRLVSIEENNKFRKPGNEAAGKPASGLKDFVAEIKKSYGLKYVYVWHALLGYWGGLNPAVPGTEKYNPKLTIPVQSPGNLANKRDGSMDSMESYGVGVIDPSKIVEFYDDLHSYLVSQNVDGVKVDVQNILETVATGLGGRVALTRQFQQALEQSIAKNFQDNSIICCMGQSTDSMYHSKRSAITRVSDDYYPKNPTTQTLHIAAVAYNSIFFGEVVVPDWDMFYSKHDAAEFHAVARAVGGCGVYVSDKPGQHDFTVLKKLVLPDGAVLRAKYPGRPTRDCLFSDPVTDGQSLLKIWNLNKHTGVIGVFNCQGAGSWPCLDRINTAEGETSSYELSGQVSPSDIEYLEEEVSGNSWTGKDYAVFSFNSGSLSELSKQDTFAITLKTLECNVFTISPIKTYNQSVKFAPIGLINMYNSGGAVEVVESEGSAGRSSRIKIKGKGASGCFGAYSNPKPKLCLLNSTEENFEFSTEDHFLKVTIPSDANSWEITLCY, translated from the exons ATGAGCAAGCTGGTGCTACTGTCATCACCAGCTGCTCGAAAGCCGATGCAACTCAGTGTTCCTGTTCTGTCATCTTCATGTGCATTATCATCTACTGGTTTGAAGCACAAGATTTGGTCACATGCTTATGGTTTACAAGCTAGAAAGAAATGGAGACATTCTGTTGTGTCTGTGTTAGTTGACACAAAACCAGTGGTCAAGGATGGTGTTCTTAGCTATAATGGAAATGATGCCTTAACAGGGATGCCTGATAATGTGGTGGTTACACCATGGTCTAATTCGTCTTTCTTCCTTGGGGCGGCTTCGAGTCAGAGTAGTTCCAGACATGTCTTTAAGCTTGGTCTAATTCA GGATGTCCGACTACTTTGTCTGTTTCGGTTTAAGATTTGGTGGGTGATACCAAGGGTGGGGAAGTCAGCAAGTGACATTCCTGTTGAAACTCAGATGTTGCTGCTAGAATCAAGTTCACAAGAAGACGGAGAAGAGCCCAATTATATTGTTTTCTTGCCCGTGTTGGATGGCGACCTTAGAAGCAGCTTGCAGGGAAACTCTGATAATGAGCTTGAAGTATGTGTTGAAACTG GCGATCCTGCTATAGTGGCTTCAGAGTGTCTGAAAGCAGTGTTTGTGAATTATGGAAGCAATCCATTTCATCTTATGAAGGAATCGATGAA AATCCTTGAGGAGCATTTAGGAACATTTACAGTTCGTGAAAAGAAACAG TTGCCTGGAATGCTGGATTGGTTTGGCTGGTGCACTTGGGATGCTTTCTACCATGCTGTTAGTCCTCCAGGAATCAGAGACGGTTTAAAAAG TTTATGTGAAGGAGGCACTCCGCCAAGGTTCTTGTTAATTGATGATGGATGGCAAAGTACAAGCAATGAATACCAAACAGAAGGAGAGCCATTTGTCGAGGGCACACA ATTCGGTGGCAGATTAGTAAGCATAGAAGAAAATAACAAGTTCAGAAAGCCTGGAAACGAGGCTGCAGGCAAACCAGCAAGTGGTCTGAAGGATTTTGTTGCAGAAATTAAGAAGAGCTATGGCCTAAA GTATGTCTATGTATGGCATGCACTTCTGGGATACTGGGGTGGACTTAATCCAGCCGTTCCAGGAACTGAGAAGTACAACCCAAAGCTTACAATCCCAGTGCAATCACCTGGAAATCTTGCCAACAAGAGGGACGGATCAATGGACTCAATGGAAAGCTATGGTGTTGGAGTGATTGATCCATCCAAAATAGTTGAATTTTATGATGATCTTCACAGTTATCTTGTTTCACAGAACGTGGACGGGGTTAAAGTTGATGTACAGAACATACTGGAAACTGTAGCTACAGGTTTAGGAGGCCGAGTCGCTCTCACTAGGCAGTTTCAACAAGCCTTGGAGCAGTCCATTGCCAAAAACTTTCAAGATAATAGCATAATTTGCTGCATGGGCCAAAGCACAGATTCCATGTACCA TTCAAAGAGAAGTGCCATTACGCGAGTATCTGATGATTACTACCCCAAGAACCCAACTACACAGACACTTCACATTGCAGCTGTGGCTTATAACAGCATTTTTTTTGGTGAAGTAGTTGTCCCTGATTGGGACATGTTCTAT AGCAAGCATGATGCGGCTGAGTTCCATGCAGTGGCTCGAGCTGTAGGAGGTTGTGGCGTATATGTCAG TGATAAACCAGGACAACATGACTTTACAGTACTTAAAAAGCTTGTTCTGCCGGATGGAGCAGTCCTGAGAGCCAAATACCCCGGGAGGCCAACTCGAGATTGCCTATTCAGTGATCCAGTTACAGATGGGCAGAG CCTTCTGAAGATCTGGAACCTGAACAAACATACGGGGGTTATTGGAGTCTTTAACTGTCAAGGAGCAGGAAGCTGGCCTTGCTTGGACCGTATCAATACTGCTGAGGGAGAGACTAGTAGTTATGAGCTATCTGGACAGGTATCACCTTCTGATATAGAGTATCTCGAAGAGGAGGTTTCAGGGAATTCATGGACAGGAAAAGATTACGCAGTCTTCTCCTTCAATTCAG GATCACTGTCAGAACTTTCGAAGCAAGACACATTTGCAATCACATTGAAAACATTGGAATGCAATGTCTTCACTATCTCTCCAATCAAG ACATACAATCAAAGTGTTAAATTTGCGCCAATTGGACTGATAAATATGTACAACTCTGGAGGGGCAGTTGAGGTAGTTGAATCGGAAGGCTCTGCAGGACGTAGTTCCAGAATAAAGATCAAAGGGAAAGGAGCTTCCGGTTGTTTTGGAGCGTATTCCAATCCAAAGCCAAAGTTGTGCCTTCTCAACTCTActgaagaaaattttgaattcaGTACAGAAGATCATTTTTTGAAAGTAACAATTCCCAGCGACGCAAATTCTTGGGAAATCACACTTTGTTATTAA
- the LOC108204374 gene encoding uncharacterized protein LOC108204374 isoform X3, producing MQWKRNANKAVVNMHPVMRWIHFSKDGWKTLRNPRTLVLPLPLMIAAPKIRATSRFPLSNGHQNASAGSLLDSAVKANATCSSSVCVKVQCPVLSTVHQKVCAPHGRPQLS from the exons ATGCAATGGAAAAGAAATGCAAATAAG GCAGTCGTGAACATGCATCCGGTAATGCGTTGGATTCATTTCTCCAAAGACGGCTGGAAAACATTAAGAAATCCAAGAACATTAGTACTTCCTCTGCCTTTGATGATTGCAGCTCCAAAAATACGTG CCACGAGTCGTTTTCCACTATCAAATGGTCATCAGAATGCATCCGCTGGCTCTTTGTTGGATTCTGCTGTCAAAG CAAACGCTACCTGCTCTTCAAGCGTTTGTGTGAAGGTGCAATGTCCAGTTCTGTCTACCGTACACCAAAAG GTCTGTGCACCTCATGGGAGGCCACAATTATCCTGA
- the LOC108204374 gene encoding uncharacterized protein LOC108204374 isoform X2, which yields MLIMLRRGMDSRVKSDTIVLVLNLMDIGQVSLLRVCTYWVGIQCNKNGTRVIVVHLPGVGLYGSTPVKSIEKLDALQVPHLPLGIRTLASHLSHGSIHQLKHQFYEQNVPFHKPLLCLKDIYFCD from the exons ATGCTTATAATGCTTCGGAGAGGCATGGATTCACGGGTGAAATCAGATACTATAGTTTTGGTGCTGAATTTGATGGACataggacaagtatcactaTTAAGAG TGTGCACTTATTGGGTTGGCATTCAATGTAATAAGAACGGAACAAGAGTAATTGTTGTCCATCTTCCAGGTGTTGGGCTTTATGGATCCACACCAGTTAAAAGTATCGAAAAGCTTGATGCTTTACAG GTTCCCCACCTACCACTTGGTATTCGGACTCTAGCCAGTCATCTAAGTCATGGATCCATACATCAACTCAAGCACCAG TTTTACGAGCAAAATGTACCCTTCCATAAACCCCTTTTGTGTTTGAAAGATATTTACTTTTGTGATTGA
- the LOC108221290 gene encoding subtilisin-like protease SBT5.4 has protein sequence MASFKFHASTALSYVLCLCLLCSPALAIKRAYVVYLGEHSHQDSDLYSAELKQRVADSHHQFLASSLGSKQRAREAIYNSYHNHINGFAAVLEEEDAAKIARHPDVLSVFLDQGRKKHTTNSWEFLNMNAEGFIRRDSLWKQANFGEDIIIANLDTGVWPDSKSFSDEGYGPIPAKWRGTCDKTKISCNKKLIGARYFSKGYEEISGKLNASVKTPVDHEGHGTHTLSTLGGNFVHGAKVFGFNAGTAKGGSPRARVASYKVCWPPVGKNGECFDSDILEAFDWAIHDQVDVLSLSIGGMPTAYFNDAAAIGAFHAVKKGIVVICSAGNEGPGEGTVTNVAPWIITVGASTISREFLSYVKLRNGKLLKGASLSGPLSMMKFYPLINAADAKAVNASVDKALLCEAETLDPNKVKGKIVVCLRGENDRVAKSLNAYHAGAVGMILCNNEENANDISADAHIIAASHLTYDDGQILYAYLNSTKYPAGYITPPSSHLGQLRAPSMAVFSSRGPNTVTPDILKPDITAPGVDIIAAFSEEVYPDGHETDHRVTPFNIESGTSMACPHVSGVVGLLKKIHPGWSAAAIKSAIITTATTRDNFRRLILSGPRKEATPFDYGGGHIQPNLAMDPGLVYDLNVDDYLNFLCGMGYNSTVMKTFSDGSYNCHHKYNLLNFNYPSITVGKLSADGTTTVLRTLKNVGTPGTYRARVLQPQGVSVSVLPSTLTFDKIGQEKSFELILEPKITKESNNSVFGELLWSDGKHNVRSPIVVSSIVA, from the exons ATGGCTTCTTTTAAGTTTCATGCGTCTACTGCACTCTCATATGTGTTATGTCTTTGTTTGCTTTGTTCTCCAGCACTAGCTATCAAAAGG GCTTATGTGGTGTACTTGGGAGAACACTCGCATCAAGACTCTGATTTGTACTCTGCAGAACTCAAACAACGTGTCGCGGATTCTCACCACCAGTTCCTTGCTTCCTCACTGGGAAG CAAACAGAGGGCTAGAGAGGCGATCTACAACTCGTACCATAACCACATTAATGGTTTTGCTGCGGTTCTGGAAGAGGAGGATGCAGCAAAGATTGCAAGGCATCCGGATGTGTTGTCGGTTTTCTTGGATCAAGGGAGAAAGAAGCATACAACGAATTCATGGGAGTTTTTAAATATGAATGCAGAAGGCTTCATTCGACGCGATTCTCTGTGGAAGCAAGCCaattttggtgaagatatcatCATAGCCAATCTTGACACTG GTGTGTGGCCTGATTCGAAGAGTTTTAGTGATGAGGGATATGGACCAATTCCAGCCAAGTGGAGAGGCACATGTGACAAAACTAAAATCTCTTGTAACAA GAAACTTATCGGAGCAAGGTACTTTAGCAAAGGGTATGAAGAGATTTCAGGGAAACTGAATGCTTCTGTGAAGACTCCTGTGGATCATGAAGGACATGGAACTCACACTCTGTCAACTCTTGGTGGAAACTTTGTACATGGGGCGAAAGTGTTTGGATTTAATGCTGGAACAGCAAAAGGCGGTTCTCCTAGAGCTCGTGTGGCTTCTTACAAGGTTTGCTGGCCTCCTGTGGGTAAGAATGGTGAATGCTTTGATTCTGATATACTGGAAGCCTTCGACTGGGCCATTCATGACCAAGTCGACGTTCTTTCACTTTCCATTGGGGGCATGCCTACTGCCTACTTCAATGATGCTGCTGCTATCGGGGCCTTTCATGCTGTCAAAAAAGGTATTGTGGTAATATGTTCAGCTGGGAATGAGGGGCCAGGAGAAGGAACTGTAACTAATGTTGCACCGTGGATCATAACTGTTGGTGCAAGTACTATTTCTCGCGAGTTTCTATCTTATGTCAAACTCAGAAACGGAAAGCTCCTAAAG GGAGCAAGCCTTTCGGGACCCTTGTCAATGATGAAATTTTATCCCCTCATCAATGCTGCAGATGCTAAAGCTGTTAATGCATCTGTTGACAAAGC GTTGCTTTGTGAAGCCGAAACACTGGATCCTAACAAGGTAAAGGGAAAGATAGTAGTTTGCTTGAGAGGTGAAAATGACAGAGTCGCCAAAAGCCTAAATGCTTATCATGCTGGTGCAGTTGGGATGATTCTCTgtaataatgaagaaaatgctaatGATATTTCGGCTGACGCTCATATCATAGCCGCTTCCCATCTTACTTACGACGATGGTCAAATTCTCTATGCCTACCTCAATTCCACCAA ATATCCAGCTGGATACAttacacctccatcttcacatCTTGGCCAACTTCGTGCTCCGTCCATGGCTGTTTTTTCCTCCAGGGGTCCAAACACCGTTACACCAGATATTCTCAAG CCAGATATAACTGCACCAGGAGTGGATATTATAGCAGCATTCTCTGAAGAAGTATACCCAGATGGACACGAAACTGATCATCGTGTAACTCCATTTAATATAGAATCTGGTACCTCCATGGCTTGCCCTCATGTTTCTGGAGTTGTTGGCCTACTCAAGAAAATCCATCCTGGCTGGAGTGCTGCTGCCATAAAGTCTGCAATCATCACTACTG CCACAACAAGGGACAATTTCAGAAGACTGATTCTTAGCGGTCCTAGGAAAGAGGCCACGCCATTTGACTATGGAGGTGGACACATTCAGCCAAATCTTGCCATGGACCCTGGTTTAGTTTATGACTTAAATGTCGACGACTACCTCAATTTCCTCTGTGGCATGGGCTACAACAGTACAGTGATGAAGACATTCTCTGATGGAAGCTACAATTGTCACCACAAGTACAATCTTCTCAACTTCAACTACCCTTCCATCACTGTTGGAAAACTCTCAGCAGATGGCACCACCACTGTCTTGCGGACATTGAAGAACGTAGGCACCCCAGGAACGTACAGAGCTCGGGTGCTGCAGCCACAAGGAGTGTCGGTTTCTGTCTTACCTTCCACTCTCACATTTGACAAGATTGGCCAGGAGAAGAGTTTTGAGCTCATTTTGGAGCCCAAGATAACTAAAGAAAGCAATAATTCTGTTTTCGGAGAATTATTGTGGTCAGATGGGAAACACAATGTCAGGAGTCCTATAGTAGTCTCATCAATAGTAGCATAA
- the LOC108204374 gene encoding uncharacterized protein LOC108204374 isoform X6: protein MQWKRNANKAVVNMHPVMRWIHFSKDGWKTLRNPRTLVLPLPLMIAAPKIRATSRFPLSNGHQNASAGSLLDSAVKGARDIKSER, encoded by the exons ATGCAATGGAAAAGAAATGCAAATAAG GCAGTCGTGAACATGCATCCGGTAATGCGTTGGATTCATTTCTCCAAAGACGGCTGGAAAACATTAAGAAATCCAAGAACATTAGTACTTCCTCTGCCTTTGATGATTGCAGCTCCAAAAATACGTG CCACGAGTCGTTTTCCACTATCAAATGGTCATCAGAATGCATCCGCTGGCTCTTTGTTGGATTCTGCTGTCAAAG GAGCAAGAGATATAAAATCTGAAAGATAA
- the LOC108204374 gene encoding probable inactive receptor kinase At5g58300 isoform X4 → MLIMLRRGMDSRVKSDTIVLVLNLMDIGQVSLLRGYVCTYWVGIQCNKNGTRVIVVHLPGVGLYGSTPVKSIEKLDALQVPHLPLGIRTLASHLSHGSIHQLKHQAYN, encoded by the exons ATGCTTATAATGCTTCGGAGAGGCATGGATTCACGGGTGAAATCAGATACTATAGTTTTGGTGCTGAATTTGATGGACataggacaagtatcactaTTAAGAGGTTACg TGTGCACTTATTGGGTTGGCATTCAATGTAATAAGAACGGAACAAGAGTAATTGTTGTCCATCTTCCAGGTGTTGGGCTTTATGGATCCACACCAGTTAAAAGTATCGAAAAGCTTGATGCTTTACAG GTTCCCCACCTACCACTTGGTATTCGGACTCTAGCCAGTCATCTAAGTCATGGATCCATACATCAACTCAAGCACCAG GCATACAACTAG
- the LOC108211625 gene encoding tubulin-folding cofactor A encodes MASIRNLKIKTSTCKRIVKELHSYEKEVEREAAKTASMKDAGADPYDIKQQENVLAESRMMIPDCHKRLEASLADLKGILAELEESNQKEGPEIDEAKTTIADLEKVVETTED; translated from the exons ATGGCAAGTATTAGGAATCTGAAAATTAAGACCTCTACTTGCAAACGCATTGTTAAGGAGCTTCATTCTTATGAGAAAGAAGTCGAGAGGGAGGCTGCCAAGACGGCTTCCATGAAGGACGCGGGAGCTGATCCCTATGATATTAAACAGCAG GAAAATGTGCTTGCTGAGTCGAGAATGATGATTCCTGATTGTCACAAACGCTTGGAAGCCTCGCTTGCTGACCTTAAGGGGATTTTG GCTGAGCTGGAGGAATCGAATCAGAAAGAAGGCCCAGAAATTGATGAAGCTAAAACCACCATAGCGGATCTGGAAAAGGTGGTCGAAACAACAGAAGACTAG
- the LOC108204374 gene encoding uncharacterized protein LOC108204374 isoform X5: MHPVMRWIHFSKDGWKTLRNPRTLVLPLPLMIAAPKIRATSRFPLSNGHQNASAGSLLDSAVKANATCSSSVCVKVQCPVLSTVHQKVCAPHGRPQLS, from the exons ATGCATCCGGTAATGCGTTGGATTCATTTCTCCAAAGACGGCTGGAAAACATTAAGAAATCCAAGAACATTAGTACTTCCTCTGCCTTTGATGATTGCAGCTCCAAAAATACGTG CCACGAGTCGTTTTCCACTATCAAATGGTCATCAGAATGCATCCGCTGGCTCTTTGTTGGATTCTGCTGTCAAAG CAAACGCTACCTGCTCTTCAAGCGTTTGTGTGAAGGTGCAATGTCCAGTTCTGTCTACCGTACACCAAAAG GTCTGTGCACCTCATGGGAGGCCACAATTATCCTGA
- the LOC108204374 gene encoding uncharacterized protein LOC108204374 isoform X1, whose protein sequence is MLIMLRRGMDSRVKSDTIVLVLNLMDIGQVSLLRGYVCTYWVGIQCNKNGTRVIVVHLPGVGLYGSTPVKSIEKLDALQVPHLPLGIRTLASHLSHGSIHQLKHQFYEQNVPFHKPLLCLKDIYFCD, encoded by the exons ATGCTTATAATGCTTCGGAGAGGCATGGATTCACGGGTGAAATCAGATACTATAGTTTTGGTGCTGAATTTGATGGACataggacaagtatcactaTTAAGAGGTTACg TGTGCACTTATTGGGTTGGCATTCAATGTAATAAGAACGGAACAAGAGTAATTGTTGTCCATCTTCCAGGTGTTGGGCTTTATGGATCCACACCAGTTAAAAGTATCGAAAAGCTTGATGCTTTACAG GTTCCCCACCTACCACTTGGTATTCGGACTCTAGCCAGTCATCTAAGTCATGGATCCATACATCAACTCAAGCACCAG TTTTACGAGCAAAATGTACCCTTCCATAAACCCCTTTTGTGTTTGAAAGATATTTACTTTTGTGATTGA
- the LOC108204938 gene encoding disease resistance protein RPV1 codes for MLKLKPGDLSSEKYKYDVFLSFRGKDTRTTFTDHLYTALLNEGLLAFRDDKGMERGEIITSELQNAIQHSKSWIIVFSKNYAGSRWCLDELEMILECKNNSKRLLLPIFYHVDLSDIRNQSGCISEALHMHEEKFKRQVDDTRRKELMDKIKRWRTALTQLANLSGLTFPNGTNGYESKFIQDIVKRVKGKVAFNILSITPHLVGIDSSAKAINSWIRNGSTGVEVFALYGIGGVGKTTIAKYAYNMNFQLFEGGSFLENIREYSEPSDGLVYLQRQLLSDISKGKTPTINNLNDGLCKIQNAIRGRKLLIVLDDVNQVEQLDAIFGLRECFYPGSKIVLTTRDVDLLKLREPCTRHAVETLNFRDSLELFSFHAFKDRCPPDYYIEHSERILEQCEGLPLALEVLGAHLRDKDLDVWRSAVEKLDVISHYKIHKILQISYESLEDDRDRDLFLEIACFFNGEAMSQVVMILDECKYHTRIGIEKLVDRCLLKIELGKLKMHHSIQSMGREIIRQQSPGDPGQRSRLWHYKESLEVLKDETGTRAIEGLALELNRTNVCQVELRTSAFSRMHKLTLLKLDNVWLNGGYKEFPKKLKWLYWHRCPLKALPKGFPFASLVAIDIQSSKLQKLGQGSMLFKSLKFLNLSHSHDLVKSPNFAELNVLEQLILEDCVSLVEIDESIGMAEGLVLLNLKDCKLLKTLPNSICMLRFLETLIISGCSNLEKLPSEMKNLESLEVFYADGLDFGNSSSRTQENKSWRDFFWGLVSKSEIGPQLSLTSLPYKSITRLSLVNCNLRDNDFPRDSCFGQSVEHLDLSKNPICFLPDCFKGLKRLKILRTIDCNQLLALEDIPNMLKFLHAFYCPLLEKITFDEPSTSSKSFTYPLGCDSLLEMQSLFKFVPVGKLDSEFLQCCGIYDTQVKKKIQMKMYNRYTSRVMRCSVQGIFEDSYNGREYLPHGKAFSIFYPGKGVPIWFDRQRKASSISFIVSHSKLRYLNTCIVYKFNSGPEHQVFLVINNKTKDRVIIYSPACYGISEGDEYMTWLSHWKLGSHEVGAGDEISISILPWRLDSINTSFEVKQIGVDLVYEREEEARVHSAKRQKMQQTCDRTSQYMIPVEAKPYAHYGTTRLYYLGSCGPWGVGVDFLMKESLQ; via the exons ATGCTGAAACTGAAACCAGGAGACTTGTCATCTGAGAAATATAAGTATGATGTTTTCTTGAGTTTCAGAGGCAAAGATACGCGCACAACTTTCACGGATCACCTCTATACTGCTCTTCTAAATGAAGGACTACTCGCGTTTAGAGATGACAAGGGAATGGAGAGAGGGGAGATCATTACATCTGAATTACAAAATGCTATCCAGCACTCGAAAAGCTGGATCATTGTTTTCTCAAAGAACTATGCTGGCTCCCGCTGGTGTCTTGACGAACTTGAGATGATTTTGGAGTGCAAGAACAACTCAAAGCGTCTCCTGTTACCTATCTTCTATCATGTTGATCTGTCAGATATTCGCAATCAATCTGGCTGTATTTCTGAAGCATTGCATATGCACGAAGAGAAATTTAAGAGGCAAGTGGATGATACAAGAAGAAAGGAGTTGATGGATAAAATAAAGCGCTGGAGGACTGCTCTTACTCAGCTTGCTAACCTGTCAGGCCTGACGTTTCCGAATGGAACAAAtgg GTAcgaatcaaaatttatacagGATATAGTTAAGCGCGTCAAGGGTAAAGTGGCTTTTAACATCTTAAGTATCACACCTCATCTTGTTGGAATTGATAGTTCAGCAAAGGCCATAAATTCATGGATAAGAAATGGTTCCACTGGTGTGGAAGTGTTTGCACTGTACGGCATTGGTGGAGTGGGAAAGACAACCATTGCCAAATACGCTTATAACATGAACTTCCAACTATTTGAAGGTGGCAGTTTTCTAGAAAATATAAGGGAGTATTCTGAACCATCTGATGGTTTAGTGTATTTACAGAGACAGCTTCTTTCAGACATTTCCAAGGGAAAGACACCGACCATCAACAATCTTAATGATGGCCTTTGTAAAATTCAAAATGCCATTCGCGGTAGGAAACTGTTGATAGTCTTGGATGATGTGAATCAAGTTGAACAATTAGATGCAATCTTTGGGCTGAGAGAGTGTTTTTACCCTGGAAGCAAAATCGTCCTTACAACTCGGGATGTAGATTTGCTGAAACTGCGTGAACCTTGTACGAGACATGCTGTGGAAACACTCAACTTTAGGGATTCGTTAGAGCTCTTCAGCTTCCATGCATTCAAAGACAGGTGCCCCCCAGACTATTACATAGAGCACTCGGAGAGGATATTAGAGCAATGTGAAGGTCTTCCTTTAGCCCTTGAAGTTTTAGGTGCTCATCTACGTGACAAAGATTTGGATGTTTGGAGAAGTGCAGTAGAGAAATTGGATGTGATTTCTCACTACAAGATTCACAAAATATTGCAAATAAGCTATGAATCTTTGGAAGACGACCGTGACAGAGATTTATTTCTGGAGATTGCTTGTTTCTTTAATGGAGAGGCCATGTCTCAGGTGGTCATGATATTGGATGAGTGTAAATATCACACAAGAATTGGAATTGAAAAACTTGTCGACAGATGTCTGTTGAAAATTGAACTTGGAAAACTCAAAATGCATCATTCAATCCAGAGCATGGGAAGAGAAATCATACGTCAGCAATCACCTGGAGATCCAGGCCAACGAAGTAGACTGTGGCATTATAAGGAATCCCTCGAAGTACTAAAAGATGAAACA GGTACTAGAGCAATTGAAGGCTTAGCACTGGAATTGAATAGGACTAATGTATGTCAGGTGGAGTTGAGAACATCAGCTTTCTCCAGGATGCACAAGCTAACACTACTTAAGCTCGATAATGTGTGGCTAAATGGAGGTTACAAGGAATTCCCCAAAAAGCTGAAATGGTTATATTGGCACAGATGCCCTTTAAAAGCTTTACCCAAAGGATTCCCTTTCGCCAGCCTTGTTGCCATTGACATTCAAAGTAGTAAATTGCAAAAACTGGGGCAGGGAAGCATG CTTTTTAAATCACTCAAGTTTCTAAATCTGAGCCATTCCCATGACCTTGTGAAAAGTCCAAACTTTGCAGAACTTAATGTTCTGGAGCAATTGATCCTCGAAGATTGTGTGAGTTTAGTCGAGATTGATGAATCTATTGGAATGGCTGAAGGTCTTGTGTTGTTAAATTTAAAGGACTGCAAACTACTGAAGACTCTTCCAAATAGTATTTGCATGCTGAGGTTTCTGGAAACTTTAATTATCTCAGGATGTTCGAATCTTGAAAAGCTTCCCTCAGAAATGAAAAACTTGGAATCCTTGGAAGTTTTTTATGCAGATGGACTGGATTTTGGTAATTCAAGCTCCAGAACTCAAGAAAATAAATCATGGCGAGATTTCTTCTGGGGCTTGGTTTCAAAATCAGAAATAGGTCCTCAACTCTCCTTGACTTCTTTACCTTACAAATCTATTACTAGGTTGAGTTTGGTAAATTGCAATCTCCGCGACAATGATTTTCCCAGGGATTCGTGTTTTGGACAATCAGTTGAGCACTTGGACTTGAGTAAGAACCCAATCTGCTTCCTCCCAGATTGCTTCAAAGGTCTGAAAAGGCTCAAGATTCTCCGCACAATAGACTGCAACCAGCTTCTAGCACTTGAAGATATACCAAACATGTTAAAGTTCCTTCATGCTTTTTATTGCCCGTTATTGGAGAAAATTACATTTGATGAGCCAAGCACGAGTTCAAAATCTTTTACATATCCACTGGGATGCGATAGCTTACTTGAGATGCAAAGCTTATTTAAGTTTGTACCAGTCGGAAAATTAGACTCAGAGTTTCTTCAATGTTGTGGTATTTATGATACTCAAGTGAAGAAAAAAATCCAGATGAAGATGTACAATCGTTACACATCTAGGGTCATGAGATGCTCAGTCCAG GGAATATTTGAGGATTCGTATAATGGAAGGGAATATTTGCCTCATGGCAAGGCGTTCAGCATTTTTTACCCTGGGAAGGGTGTTCCAATATGGTTTGATAGGCAACGCAAGGCATCTTCAATATCCTTTATTGTATCTCATTCTAAACTTAGATACTTAAACACCTGCATTGTGTACAAGTTCAACTCGGGTCCAGAACATCAAGTCTTTCTGGTAATCAATAATAAGACCAAGGATAGAGTTATCATATATAGTCCAGCTTGTTATGGCATTTCCGAGGGAGATGAGTATATGACATGGTTAAGCCATTGGAAATTAGGCAGTCACGAGGTGGGAGCTGGAGATGAGATTAGTATTTCAATTTTGCCCTGGAGATTGGATAGTATTAATACCAGTTTTGAGGTGAAACAGATTGGTGTCGATCTTGTGTATGAGAGGGAAGAAGAGGCGCGTGTTCATTCAGCCAAGCGACAAAAAATGCAACAAACATGTGACAGAACTTCTCAGTATATGATCCCGGTGGAAGCAAAGCCATATGCACATTATGGAACAACACGATTGTACTACCTCGGTAGCTGTGGTCCATGGGGTGTAGGAGTTGATTTTCTAATGAAGGAATCGTTACAGTGA